In Gadus chalcogrammus isolate NIFS_2021 chromosome 1, NIFS_Gcha_1.0, whole genome shotgun sequence, one DNA window encodes the following:
- the LOC130389804 gene encoding uncharacterized protein LOC130389804 isoform X2, giving the protein MTMNSPGCLQLAALNACAWRWNSFHDAVARVCEFPLAELNTISYNFGLKAITDREYQFLREYCTVLKPLTVALDILQGEDNCFYGTLLPTLETLISKTLDLKSGLQILGDLPEAVVMAIKTRFAEVLESETAVLAAVTLPRFKLRWLRTQERKDKAKAGLLAECRKSAQDEDQLTGTNAPTRNLSTDSAIEDDLFSFEDEEDSSASVESQVADYLKSGAQGMDSLNGFPLIKNISLKYNAATPSSAPVERLFSLGKLVFIPKRNRLSDKRFEMLLLLRYNLWFEG; this is encoded by the exons ATGACGATGAACAGCCCGGGATGTCTACAACTAGCAGCGCTGAACGCATGTGCCTGGAG ATGGAACTCCTTTCATGATGCCGTTGCTCGTGTCTGTGAATTCCCGCTCGCCGAGCTGAACACCATCTCCTACAATTTTGGGTTGAAGGCCATCACAGATCGGGAGTACCAGTTCCTCAGAGAATACTGCACAGTGTTGAAGCCACTAACAGTAGCCCTCGACATTCTTCAGGGTGAAGACAACTGTTTCTATGGCACACTCCTTCCCACACTGGAGACATTGATCTCCAAGACCCTGGACTTGAAGAGTGGCCTGCAAATCCTTGGTGACCTTCCAGAGGCTGTTGTCATG GCGATCAAAACCAGATTTGCAGAGGTGCTGGAAAGTGAGACTGCCGTCTTGGCTGCCGTGACACTGCCCAGGTTTAAACTACGTTGGCTGCGAACACAGGAAAGGAAGGACAAAGCCAAGGCAGGTTTGCTGGCAGAGTGCAGGAAAAGTGCCCAAGATGAAGACCAGCTGACAGGTACAAACGCACCAACACGCAACCTCAGCACCGACTCAGCCATAGAGGatgatttattttcctttgaggatgaggaggactcCTCTGCTTCTGTGGAAAGCCAAGTCGCTGACTATTTAAAATCAGGAGCACAGGGGATGGACAGTCTTAACGGATTCCCACTAATAAAGAACATTTCACTGAAATACAATGCAGCCACTCCATCCAGTGCCCCTGTAGAGAGACTATTTAGCCTGGGGAAGCTGGTCTTCATCCCAAAGAGGAACAGGCTGTCAGACAAGAGGTTTGAAATGCTGCTGCTTCTTAGATACAATCTTTGGTTTGAAGGGTAG
- the LOC130389804 gene encoding uncharacterized protein LOC130389804 isoform X1: protein MLINVLNKNLLCPHFFSCAPTFFNLGARVLLKKKVSVEPWLQDMNVDEDVEEDVVTLPPHHRCASHTANLISCSDVDKWLLSRPDIKSVYRSATSKCAALWNKASRSTIAAETVDEVLERKLLVPCTTRWNSFHDAVARVCEFPLAELNTISYNFGLKAITDREYQFLREYCTVLKPLTVALDILQGEDNCFYGTLLPTLETLISKTLDLKSGLQILGDLPEAVVMAIKTRFAEVLESETAVLAAVTLPRFKLRWLRTQERKDKAKAGLLAECRKSAQDEDQLTGTNAPTRNLSTDSAIEDDLFSFEDEEDSSASVESQVADYLKSGAQGMDSLNGFPLIKNISLKYNAATPSSAPVERLFSLGKLVFIPKRNRLSDKRFEMLLLLRYNLWFEG, encoded by the exons atgctaataaatgttctaaacaaaaacctattgtgcccccattttttttcatgtgctcctacattttttaacttaggggcacgagtgctcctgaaaaaaaaagttagcgtAGAGCCCTGGTTACAAGACATGAATGTGGATGAGGATGTGGAAGAGGATGTTGTGACTCTGCCACCACACCACAGATGTGCATCACACACAGCAAACCTTATATCATGCTCTGATGTGGACAAGTGGCTACTCTCAAGGCCAGACATAAAATCTGTGTACAGAAGTGCTACCTCAAAATGTGCAGCTTTGTGGAATAAGGCTAGCCGTTCCACAATTGCTGCAGAGACCGTGGATGAAGTCCTTGAAAGGAAGCTCCTTGTCCCATGTACAACCAGATGGAACTCCTTTCATGATGCCGTTGCTCGTGTCTGTGAATTCCCGCTCGCCGAGCTGAACACCATCTCCTACAATTTTGGGTTGAAGGCCATCACAGATCGGGAGTACCAGTTCCTCAGAGAATACTGCACAGTGTTGAAGCCACTAACAGTAGCCCTCGACATTCTTCAGGGTGAAGACAACTGTTTCTATGGCACACTCCTTCCCACACTGGAGACATTGATCTCCAAGACCCTGGACTTGAAGAGTGGCCTGCAAATCCTTGGTGACCTTCCAGAGGCTGTTGTCATG GCGATCAAAACCAGATTTGCAGAGGTGCTGGAAAGTGAGACTGCCGTCTTGGCTGCCGTGACACTGCCCAGGTTTAAACTACGTTGGCTGCGAACACAGGAAAGGAAGGACAAAGCCAAGGCAGGTTTGCTGGCAGAGTGCAGGAAAAGTGCCCAAGATGAAGACCAGCTGACAGGTACAAACGCACCAACACGCAACCTCAGCACCGACTCAGCCATAGAGGatgatttattttcctttgaggatgaggaggactcCTCTGCTTCTGTGGAAAGCCAAGTCGCTGACTATTTAAAATCAGGAGCACAGGGGATGGACAGTCTTAACGGATTCCCACTAATAAAGAACATTTCACTGAAATACAATGCAGCCACTCCATCCAGTGCCCCTGTAGAGAGACTATTTAGCCTGGGGAAGCTGGTCTTCATCCCAAAGAGGAACAGGCTGTCAGACAAGAGGTTTGAAATGCTGCTGCTTCTTAGATACAATCTTTGGTTTGAAGGGTAG
- the LOC130389804 gene encoding uncharacterized protein LOC130389804 isoform X3 has protein sequence MSTTSSAERMCLEGEDNCFYGTLLPTLETLISKTLDLKSGLQILGDLPEAVVMAIKTRFAEVLESETAVLAAVTLPRFKLRWLRTQERKDKAKAGLLAECRKSAQDEDQLTGTNAPTRNLSTDSAIEDDLFSFEDEEDSSASVESQVADYLKSGAQGMDSLNGFPLIKNISLKYNAATPSSAPVERLFSLGKLVFIPKRNRLSDKRFEMLLLLRYNLWFEG, from the exons ATGTCTACAACTAGCAGCGCTGAACGCATGTGCCTGGAG GGTGAAGACAACTGTTTCTATGGCACACTCCTTCCCACACTGGAGACATTGATCTCCAAGACCCTGGACTTGAAGAGTGGCCTGCAAATCCTTGGTGACCTTCCAGAGGCTGTTGTCATG GCGATCAAAACCAGATTTGCAGAGGTGCTGGAAAGTGAGACTGCCGTCTTGGCTGCCGTGACACTGCCCAGGTTTAAACTACGTTGGCTGCGAACACAGGAAAGGAAGGACAAAGCCAAGGCAGGTTTGCTGGCAGAGTGCAGGAAAAGTGCCCAAGATGAAGACCAGCTGACAGGTACAAACGCACCAACACGCAACCTCAGCACCGACTCAGCCATAGAGGatgatttattttcctttgaggatgaggaggactcCTCTGCTTCTGTGGAAAGCCAAGTCGCTGACTATTTAAAATCAGGAGCACAGGGGATGGACAGTCTTAACGGATTCCCACTAATAAAGAACATTTCACTGAAATACAATGCAGCCACTCCATCCAGTGCCCCTGTAGAGAGACTATTTAGCCTGGGGAAGCTGGTCTTCATCCCAAAGAGGAACAGGCTGTCAGACAAGAGGTTTGAAATGCTGCTGCTTCTTAGATACAATCTTTGGTTTGAAGGGTAG